Below is a window of Impatiens glandulifera chromosome 2, dImpGla2.1, whole genome shotgun sequence DNA.
CTGTACAAGTATTAACTGAAAAATCACAGAGACCAGCTACATACCCagggaaaatttgagaatatggTACAGCATATGCTGCTAATCTTGTGTCTGAAAAGTATTCATCTGATTTTGGATGATCAACTGAATCATCAGGGAAAAAGAATCAAAGAGATGTATATTAACAAGATGTTAATGGAACGATATAGTTAGACGAAGGATTGAAGGAATCAACTAAGAAATGCAGTGCAACTACATTTGTGATGTGTTAATGGAACGATATAGTTAGACGAAGGATTGAAGGAATCAACTAAGAAATGCAGTGCAACTACATTTGTGATGTGAAATTCTGTTCTAGGTCAACATTTAAAGGTTTTTTTGAGCTATTCTGTTTTTTGGCAAACAATGGACAGAGAGGAAGATTGGACTTAgtaaatatcattataataaagCAGGAAAAAAATGTCTAATATGATTAATCTCTCCTGCCACACAAACATACCTGGCCAAGGGCACGTATAAGTTAAAACACGCATACTGTCACCCCATCTGCAAAAATAGGGGCTAATACGAAACTGAAGCAGCCATTTGAAATGCTGATCAAGAATCTCATACCATTCCGTACTTCCATGCTCAACACCATAGCGGTCTTCAATAACAGTGTCGGAAATCTAACTGGAGTTAAGAAGATGGATCACGTCTCTTCATTTACAGAAAAAGAAACAGTTGAATTCAAGTGCCGAGGGAACTTAATTTTTGAATTCTTTTGCCACATGAAAAGTATAAGTTGATAGATAGCCATTTCAGGGAACAAAAAGTCGATCTTTGGATCCATGGCAAAAAACTACAAATAACATGACAACTATGCAACAAaccaatcaaaatatttttttgcaaTGAAGATAGTCTATTTTCAGAAAGATTTAACTATGGCCTTGCTAGGTCTTTTTATTTCTTGCTTGATGATAGTATTAGGGTAATATAGTCAAAGCAGAGCTTACCCTCATTTGGGAAAGAACTAGCAGTCCCTAGAATGTATATCGAGAATAAGATCAAGCAGACTATCAAAGTTGGATTTCTGCAAGTCAATGTTTGTAGTTCTCAAATAGTAACATGGGTATTCCAAGATTATTAAGCATGTGATACTATAAAAGGCACAAATGCTAACCACCACATATAATCTAAAAAATCTTAATCCAACCTACATTGTAATGGTTTGAAGAGTTTAATAATAGACTATTGTTGTTAAGGTCACCACAAGAATCCAATAAAAAAGTAACACTAAAGGAGAAGAGGACAAAAGGATACACCAATAACAGCAGGAACTGAGGGTGTTTCAGGCAGAACAAAGTCCCAAACTGTCAAACTTACTTTTACACGTACAGAAAGGTTCGAAATGGCATCCTCATCCATCATATCTACCGGTCCATTATCTGAAAATAAATCTGAAAACGATGGCGACATAAGAACTCTTCTTAAAGACGTAGTTGCAGATTTCACTCTTTCTACCTAGAAAAACAGGAAACAAAATGAACAGCTTAATGCATACATAAAGATGTAATTAAATAAGATTACACAAACAGTTTCAGAGACCTACCACTTCATCTACTGGTTTTCCATCAATGGGCTCCACAATCTCCAGACAATTTCTGATTTCTGTATATACTTGATGCATGTCCGTCTTCCGTTGACATTGTGCCCACCTGTCACGAATTGAGAATGCTTGTCCATAAATGTGTTCCATAATATGGAAAAAACACATATCCAGTCATCTAAGCCTAATGGATTTTTTTACACCGTCTTCTTTTCTTGGAGGCTAGCACAACATCCCACCACCATGAACCCAACAAACTTAACTAAAAAtggaaatattaaaatacagaACCCGCAAAATAACAAACagaaaaataattgaatcaAATTCCAGCACCAAACAATATTTAACTGAAGAAAAAAAGATGAGACAATCACTCTGTATCTGCCCTGGTGGCAGTAATGATCAGTTCTCCTTCATATTGACCTGGGGGTGTTGCACTTGTGACATCTACAGAAACCCAAACCGCAGTTGTTTCTCTGCATCATAGAGTATATATCATAACAGAGATGAAATAATCATCTCTCAAGAGTCAGATTTATCATAGAATAGCTTTTTTCAGGTAAATAGGTACCCCGGAGATAGATTCAGCAATGCGACTGGCTCATCAAGTGGTACCAGTGCATCTGGAACACCTAAAATTGGCACCACACGTCGTAAAGTAATCGATTTCCCAGCCCTCAACCTGCTCCACAAGTAAAATTGATATTTCTACCAACTTGAAAAGAGGGTCAATTTTCCAAATTTGTAAGTCAGTAAGATGCTCTCAACCACTGACCTATCACCAGAACTGGAGAGCAAGTCTGTACACTGAATTTGTACAACACCAGCAGCTGTACTGCTCCAAGAAACCTTGGGGCGCATTGCAACCTGAAAGCTCTCCCTTTCATTTCTAGCCGCCAGAAGAGATATCTTTAagagaaatcaaaataaaattacatgagGAAACTTGAAAACTTAACAACCTTCCCCTACTATGTGCTCTtggttatttatataatagagTACACAGAATAACCAGTATAAATTTTACTGGAACACAAAAAGCTTCTTCATGAAAAAAGAAACTGTGGAAATAGTCAAAGTAgactaatattttttctattttattcctTAATTTATTTCTAGAAACATTTGAATAAGTTAGATGAGAGATTTAGAGATTCTTATTTATGTGAAATGGCATTGCTTGAGATGAAGTGAGATAATGATAGAGATACCACTAGAAACGAGGCAGGTTCTAGATAAAGCCATTGAAACAGGACAATAGAGCCACAGATGACCACGAGGTCTTAAAAACCAGAAACGAAGCTGGTTCAAGACAAAATTGTTGAAACATAGCAATAGGAACGAATATGAATAAGAAACCTTAGAAGCCATAAACGAAGCTTAAAGTGGGAGACGGCGACTAAAGAGCGGGAAACGAATATGTGACTATTGTTAAAGCCTATAACTATGTTGCAAATCTAAGTTAGTTGTAGAAGTTGCTAACTTGGATTTGAGGGGAAGTGTGGAAAATATGTTAATTACTATAGTTAGactatattatttactaattagtTTCCTGGTTAGTCTTTTGTGTTTCCATAATTAGTCTGTTGTGTTTTCTTAGTTAGTCTTTTATGTGcctaaataagaaataatacaGTCTAGTggtaattaacataattttcacAAAAACATTTATCCCTAAATAGCTTAACagtaatgataaatatataataacaattaaaaagGAACATCTTAAATAGGAAATTATCAAGTGATAGCATAAAATGCatgatttattcaaatttagCAAATGAAAAAGGTAGggagaataaaatatttctcaAGAAATAGCTTCATTCCGGGTGTTCTATAGCATCCGTTTCCTCAAATATTCATCCCATTAGAAGATAATCTAGTTCATCCTCTCCAATGAAAACTGTTTTGTAAGCACACACATGAAACAACTCTGATGATAACATGTTCAACAAAGTTAAGAATATAAATGCTTGAAATACTAAATAATACGATTGATCATTTTATAACACTTTGGGGTTTAAGAAAACCAAAAGAAATACGCTCACAGTCTCCAAAGGTCGTGGCATGTCTTGTGGTCCAACATTTGCAGTGTTTGGCATGCACCAAACGTGCAATAAATCAGCAGATGGAACTTTAGAAGGATCAATTGTTCCCCGGAGTGGATATGAACTGTTCAAGCCACTATCTCCCCATCCATAAGCCGTCCCTCCTCCTGCAACACCTTCAACAGGAGGCACCATCATGTCCTGAGGATTCCCTAcatattataaagaaaacagCAAATTAAGAAAGGTTATAAAGTAGGCATATGCAATAATCGTTTCTCAAATTCTAAATGAAACATGAACATGCAAGTGAATCTAACTAGCTTCAGTTCATGTGATTCTCAATCATTCAAAATTAGCAAAAGTCTTAGACAATTTGTTGTCCAAGGTATGTAAAGCTTCTATCCATTTTTTCTCGGATTTCATTATGAATGACTTACATTAGTAAATTAGTAAACTGATGCACATCATATCCACCACAATCAAAAGACtggtaaatattttatgaattaaattagaTCATTGATTGCATTACTACACCTACAAGGATAACTATAACTACAACTATAACACAGATGATGATCTGCGTGATAACGAAGTCAAGTAAACTCTTAAACGCTTCAGTTCATGTGATTCTCAATCATTCAAAAATTAGCAAAAGTCTTAGACAAGTAATAATCAGTATATATCACCAATTTAAGGTTCTATCCATCTCTACTTGGATCTCATCATGAACGACTTACATTAGAAAACTGATGCACATCCTATCCACCACAATCAAAAAActagtaaatattttatgaattagattagattagatcATTGATTGCATTACTACACCTACAGGATATAACTATAATAAACCGCTAGAACTAAGAAACACAGATTATGATCTCAACTGAACTCTTAGATGAAAATCTGTGTAAAACTGACAAAACTAATGCAGCAACATCATATGAGAATAAGCAAATGACCAGAATTCTCCATTTCGGCTCCTTCTTGTTCTACTTCTCTGCTCTGATGTTTATGAGGATTTCAGCAATAGCAAATCTTGCGGTTCTAGCGTGGTGGAGAGAGGGAAAAGGAGAATCGAAGATCACGAACATTCACCTCACGAATCCTTTTGTTCGTGACTGGTTTTACCGTAATTTTCCCCTTCTTTTGGGTTAAAGGCTTAAATCTGATTATAAAAAAGATTGCTTCTTTTAACTACCCTAAGAAATAAAGTAGTTTTTCTGAAGAAAAATTAAAGTagttttttttgaagaaaaattaaagtagttttttaattatttatttttagtcaatttgtaatttcactttttatattatatatatatggagttTATTCAAaatgaagatttttttaatcaaatttagaatttagtCATATATGCAAACGAATTCAGCCGAGTTTGATTGggcaacggattaagtatgtagcccgtaaacacacttaatcatttaaccagacgcagaacttgCTGCCTAACGGGCTCGAAtcaggaacttagggttagtatccacctcttaaTGTCGCTaagctagaagaggggatttcATTTTCGTAAATGGGACAatggattaagtatgtagcccgcaaacacatttaaccatttaactaggcgcagaacttaccgcctgacgggctcgaatcCAAGAACTTAAGGTTAATATCCACTTCTTATTGTCGCTAGGTTAGAAGAAGAGATTcataaaatgggacaacggatgtaacccgcaaacacacttaaccatttaactaggcgcataCCTTACCGCATGAAGGGCTCGAACCTAGTAACTTAGAGTTAATATCGCATAACTTGCCGCCTAACGGGCTCAAACCAGTAACTTAGGGTTAATATTCACCTCTTATTCCGCTAAACTAGGAGAGATGATGAAAATGTGGCCACAAGGGATTAaacacatagcccgcaaacacacttaaccatttaaccagacgcaAAATTTGTCACCTGACGGGCTCAAACCCAAGATCTTAGGGTGAATATCCATCTcttgttgccgctaggctaaaagagagaatgaaaaatgggacaacggattaagtatgtagcctgcaaacacacttaaccatttaatcagacGCATAATTTGCCGTCTGACGGGTTCAAACCTAGTAACTTAAGgttaatatccacctcttattgtcgCTAAACTAGAAGAGAGGATCCGAGTTTAAGTTAGCTTGAACTTGAGTTcaactcgattaagtatttattagctgaactcgaactcaaactcgaacgaatttataaatttgagctcgagcttgaaTCAACTATGTACCTACAAGTTCGGTTCAATTCAaaaaatttgaactaaaattaaaatttcaaatatttatcaagaaaaaatattttattttaaattttaatttaaaaaaaaaatatattatttattatcagcctcgaaaaaaatcgaaaaatattatatgagcaACTCGAGCTTAAATCAAAATCAACTCAAGTCACTTCTGATCAAACGGCTCACGAATAGAATAGATggactgttagataaaattagatcggttaaataaaacttaacaaaaacaaaactcttGTGTAGGAACAGGCAAggaactcaaccggtcaaattactcaaccggttaagaaactcaaccggtcaagcaatcaaaccgaccaagaaacctgaccgaacaagaagaaaagatcggt
It encodes the following:
- the LOC124925959 gene encoding uncharacterized protein LOC124925959; translated protein: MENSGNPQDMMVPPVEGVAGGGTAYGWGDSGLNSSYPLRGTIDPSKVPSADLLHVWCMPNTANVGPQDMPRPLETISLLAARNERESFQVAMRPKVSWSSTAAGVVQIQCTDLLSSSGDRLRAGKSITLRRVVPILGVPDALVPLDEPVALLNLSPGETTAVWVSVDVTSATPPGQYEGELIITATRADTEWAQCQRKTDMHQVYTEIRNCLEIVEPIDGKPVDEVVERVKSATTSLRRVLMSPSFSDLFSDNGPVDMMDEDAISNLSVRVKVSLTVWDFVLPETPSVPAVIGISDTVIEDRYGVEHGSTEWYEILDQHFKWLLQFRISPYFCRWGDSMRVLTYTCPWPVDHPKSDEYFSDTRLAAYAVPYSQIFPGGDNTSDNYLQKVVETLRTKSHWKKAYFYLWDEPLNLDQFDSIRKMSNQIRTYALDARVLTTYYCGPNDAPLASNSFEAFLKVPKFLRPHTQIYCTSEWVLGNRDDLAKDIIAEIQPECGEEWWTYVCLGPSDPQPNWHLGMRGTQHRAVMWRVWKEGGTGFLYWGANCYEKATVPSAEIRFRRGLPPGDGILFYPGEVFSSSNQPVASVRLERLLSGLQDMEYLKLYATRFGREESISLLEKTGTYMGPEQYTLEHMPIDLMRAQIFRTCQFQ